In the genome of Monodelphis domestica isolate mMonDom1 chromosome 2, mMonDom1.pri, whole genome shotgun sequence, one region contains:
- the NDUFAF4 gene encoding NADH dehydrogenase [ubiquinone] 1 alpha subcomplex assembly factor 4, translating to MGARVTRAFRNFNLDNRAEREISKAKPSVAPMHPTTKTLILEEVSRHPELEEVVKRKDDKLLTLLKEVYVDSKDPVPQVQVKNAGIPHSTELRLLKGNHFNLMTSQNIPKGKISVVEALTLLNNHKRSPETWTAEKIAQEYYLELKDVNSLLTFFVAFDVKIFPANNRRKAISSK from the exons ATGGGGGCCAGGGTGACTCGCGCCTTTCGAAACTTCAACCTGGATAATCGCGCCGAGAGGGAGATCAGCAAGGCGAAGCCATCTGTTGCCCCCATGCACCCAACTACCAAGACACTGATCTTGGAGGAAGTCAGCC GCCATCCAGAATTGGAAGAAGTagttaaaagaaaagatgacAAGCTGCTCACATTATTAAAAGAAGTATATGTTGACTCCAAAGATCCTGTTCCACAAGTGCAG GTGAAAAATGCTGGTATACCTCACTCTACGGAACTCAGACTTCTCAAAGGCAATCATTTTAATCTCATGACTTCCCAGAACATTCCCAAAGGCAAAATTTCTGTGGTGGAGGCTCTCACACTACTTAATAATCATAAACGTTCTCCTGAAACGTGGACTGCAGAGAAAATAGCCCAGGAATATTATCTAGAACTGAAAGATGTCAACTCCCTTCTTACATTTTTCGTTGCTTTTGATGTAAAGATCTTCCCTGCCAATAACAGAAGGAAAGCTATATCATCCAAGTGA